In one window of Fictibacillus phosphorivorans DNA:
- a CDS encoding PD-(D/E)XK nuclease family protein — protein MQTTFKRLYDLVKYSTTNPLEDYLTELVAPIFKNKKILTSFIHKFMHKDFNEIDKIRVSTQKTYNKLINHETDSRPDLVITFENKKGKHIFFLENKLGSGEGRFQLKRYYDHLQIHHSKGYFTYLLYVTEKYDPKEKNEYSALGTQFHQIQWYQIYDWLQLFEEDLYIEEVMRYMEVNELNKSRKFSPVDINALQNLYKLQSMLDDTLGGKLKHSFELLFGRPMQWINRAKQLRDYNRYVLFSDQSDWKFVGCGFWFTDDEYPDISVFLEVSANCRNKDKLIKAIENFCLEYPQWTFEGPEDDKDEFIVYVDHSLLNFLSEPDHIESVQNYIIERLEELHTLKAKFPELKWEARG, from the coding sequence ATGCAGACAACATTTAAAAGACTATACGATTTAGTGAAATATTCTACCACCAATCCATTAGAAGACTATTTAACGGAGTTAGTTGCGCCTATTTTTAAAAATAAAAAAATATTAACCAGTTTTATTCATAAATTCATGCATAAGGATTTTAACGAAATAGATAAGATAAGAGTTTCTACTCAAAAGACGTATAACAAATTGATTAACCATGAAACCGATAGTAGACCAGACTTAGTCATTACTTTTGAGAATAAGAAAGGTAAGCATATCTTCTTTTTGGAAAATAAATTAGGTAGTGGAGAAGGTCGATTTCAGTTAAAACGTTATTATGATCATCTTCAAATACATCATTCAAAAGGTTATTTTACATATTTGCTATATGTCACTGAAAAATATGATCCTAAAGAAAAAAATGAATATTCCGCATTAGGAACTCAATTTCATCAGATTCAATGGTATCAAATATATGATTGGCTACAGTTATTTGAAGAAGATCTATACATAGAAGAAGTTATGAGATATATGGAGGTTAATGAATTGAACAAAAGTAGAAAGTTTTCCCCCGTTGATATAAATGCATTGCAAAATCTATACAAGCTACAATCCATGTTGGACGATACATTGGGAGGAAAGCTGAAGCACTCATTTGAATTATTGTTTGGTAGGCCAATGCAATGGATTAACAGAGCAAAGCAATTGAGAGATTATAACAGATATGTATTATTTAGTGACCAAAGTGATTGGAAATTTGTTGGTTGCGGGTTCTGGTTTACAGATGATGAGTATCCTGATATTTCGGTTTTCTTAGAAGTATCAGCAAATTGCAGAAACAAAGACAAACTAATAAAAGCGATTGAGAACTTCTGTCTTGAATATCCTCAATGGACATTTGAAGGTCCAGAGGATGACAAGGATGAATTTATTGTTTATGTAGATCATTCACTACTAAATTTTTTATCTGAGCCTGACCATATTGAAAGTGTACAAAATTATATAATTGAGAGATTAGAAGAATTACATACGCTTAAAGCCAAGTTCCCTGAGTTAAAATGGGAAGCTAGAGGATAG
- a CDS encoding S1C family serine protease, translating to MKKIFMTSMMVMVVLVTGLSLAYFLFSKFPPGQAQPTTTEVKTQTITKEVKVPVEVPTNEKANLKSIIKATQDKVVQIETSNSQGSGFLYNNKGDIVTNAHVVGYEVDVTIRMSNQQTYQGQVIGRSDHTDVALIRVPELAHTTPLKVKQQKSETGDDVVALGSPLGLQNTVTVGIISGLDRSFQLDPYYYENMYQITAPISPGNSGGPIVSGIDGSVLGINSVKYVKENNIGFSIPMYSVLPTLQEWSRNPMKLTPYEEDYQYDYEVPEYDGDLSEEYEEYNEEDSYEEYGSAEDAEIYEEYSEEPYEDEYYGEGFDSSLDLTSEYAESMVYTYYDYVNAGEYSLAYDLIGGNWKASSPSLEEFTEGYAQTLSTYITNSYVTDNGDGTFQVEITLEAQEYVNEGEQTSIYQVSYMVGIEDDMPKLLSGDVVE from the coding sequence ATGAAAAAGATATTTATGACTTCCATGATGGTAATGGTTGTTCTAGTAACTGGGCTATCGCTCGCATATTTTTTGTTTTCAAAATTCCCACCTGGTCAAGCGCAACCTACAACAACTGAAGTAAAAACACAAACTATAACAAAAGAAGTTAAAGTCCCGGTAGAAGTTCCGACAAACGAAAAAGCAAATTTAAAATCTATTATTAAAGCTACCCAAGACAAAGTAGTGCAGATTGAAACATCTAACAGCCAAGGTTCGGGGTTTCTCTATAACAACAAAGGTGATATCGTTACGAATGCTCATGTCGTAGGGTATGAAGTGGATGTTACAATCCGGATGAGCAACCAACAAACGTACCAAGGCCAAGTTATCGGACGCAGTGACCATACGGATGTTGCCCTAATTCGAGTTCCAGAGCTAGCCCATACAACACCTCTAAAAGTTAAACAACAAAAATCAGAAACAGGTGACGACGTTGTTGCATTAGGAAGTCCCCTCGGACTACAGAACACCGTAACAGTTGGTATCATAAGTGGTTTAGACCGGTCTTTTCAATTAGATCCTTACTATTATGAAAATATGTATCAAATCACAGCACCAATTTCGCCTGGTAACAGCGGTGGTCCTATCGTTAGTGGTATAGACGGTTCAGTGCTTGGAATCAACTCTGTAAAGTATGTAAAAGAAAATAATATTGGCTTTAGTATTCCTATGTACTCTGTTCTTCCTACTCTACAAGAATGGTCGAGAAATCCGATGAAGCTTACTCCATACGAAGAAGACTATCAATACGACTACGAGGTTCCTGAATATGATGGTGACCTCTCAGAAGAATATGAAGAGTATAACGAAGAAGATTCCTATGAGGAGTATGGTTCAGCTGAGGATGCAGAAATATATGAAGAATATAGCGAAGAGCCTTACGAAGATGAGTATTATGGAGAAGGCTTTGATTCTTCTTTAGACTTAACATCTGAATATGCTGAAAGTATGGTCTATACCTACTATGATTATGTAAATGCTGGAGAATACAGCCTAGCTTACGATCTAATCGGTGGTAACTGGAAAGCATCCTCTCCTTCTTTAGAAGAGTTTACGGAAGGTTATGCTCAAACCCTGAGCACATATATCACCAATTCATATGTAACCGATAACGGAGACGGTACTTTCCAGGTTGAGATTACTTTAGAAGCCCAAGAGTATGTAAACGAGGGTGAGCAGACTTCCATTTATCAAGTGAGTTATATGGTTGGCATAGAGGATGATATGCCTAAATTGTTGAGTGGAGATGTAGTAGAATAA
- a CDS encoding alpha/beta hydrolase gives MFRNLLKSLLVFLLIIPLYPSGQVHAQVELISDTPLSERLHDITLHSPALGKQTSLRVILPKGYEESEQTYPVLYLLHGCCGDYKAWTARTDIEKITEDLPLIVVMPDAGRGASYSDWYNGGAYGPPQWEKYHIKELIPWVEQHYRAKGSREGRAVAGLSMGGFGAMSYAARHPDLFVAAASFSGVLDTNLDPEFLEKTIFQNQEKVPPGTVWGDRETNEIIWRSHNPWDLAENLEGVNLAIHTGTGEAGGPLDGGLESPVEETCFVMSTSLHDRLEKLNISHVWDSYGPGSHTWGYWQRDLHQTLPRFMDIFNNPPEAPIPFQYKSAESSFSVYGWDVEFDRDKMEFARLSDVTEKGFKLQGSGKADVQTAPWFKPNGKYQVKIKGGRDAKVVKTRADDEGRLRVSLDFTSKHAGDELSVSIKQKKN, from the coding sequence ATGTTTCGCAATCTACTAAAAAGCTTACTTGTATTTCTGTTAATCATTCCCCTTTATCCAAGCGGGCAGGTTCATGCACAAGTGGAGCTGATTTCGGACACGCCGCTAAGTGAGAGGCTTCACGACATTACACTCCATAGCCCGGCATTAGGAAAACAGACATCACTGCGAGTTATTTTGCCAAAAGGGTATGAGGAATCAGAGCAAACATATCCTGTTCTTTATTTGTTGCATGGTTGCTGCGGTGACTACAAAGCATGGACAGCTAGGACGGATATTGAAAAGATAACAGAGGATCTGCCGTTGATTGTTGTTATGCCGGATGCGGGGAGAGGTGCGAGTTATTCGGATTGGTATAACGGAGGTGCCTATGGACCACCACAGTGGGAGAAGTATCATATTAAAGAACTCATTCCTTGGGTGGAGCAGCATTATCGTGCAAAAGGATCGAGAGAAGGACGAGCGGTAGCTGGCTTATCCATGGGTGGCTTTGGTGCGATGTCATACGCGGCAAGACATCCTGATCTTTTTGTAGCTGCAGCATCATTTTCAGGTGTACTTGATACAAACCTAGATCCTGAGTTTTTAGAGAAGACGATATTTCAGAATCAAGAAAAAGTGCCGCCTGGAACCGTTTGGGGTGACAGAGAAACGAACGAAATTATCTGGAGAAGTCATAATCCTTGGGACCTAGCAGAAAACTTGGAAGGCGTGAATCTCGCCATACACACGGGAACAGGTGAAGCGGGCGGACCGTTGGATGGAGGTTTGGAATCTCCGGTTGAAGAGACTTGCTTTGTGATGTCAACGAGTCTTCATGATCGGTTAGAGAAACTGAACATTTCACATGTGTGGGATAGTTACGGACCAGGTTCCCATACGTGGGGATATTGGCAGCGCGATCTGCACCAAACGTTGCCGCGTTTCATGGATATCTTTAATAACCCACCTGAAGCACCGATTCCTTTTCAATATAAGTCGGCTGAATCATCTTTTTCTGTCTACGGCTGGGATGTTGAATTTGATCGAGATAAAATGGAGTTTGCTAGATTATCTGACGTGACGGAAAAAGGATTTAAACTTCAGGGTTCAGGAAAAGCAGATGTTCAAACAGCACCTTGGTTCAAGCCGAACGGAAAATATCAGGTGAAGATTAAGGGCGGTCGGGATGCTAAAGTTGTGAAGACCCGTGCTGATGATGAGGGAAGACTGCGTGTTAGTTTAGATTTTACATCAAAACATGCTGGGGACGAGTTATCAGTTAGTATTAAACAAAAAAAGAATTAA
- a CDS encoding DUF4304 domain-containing protein, translated as MVKMKDVFKQIVKEIIAPTLKNHRFKKKGNNFVRTFSEFSWTINVQSSSWNTSENLAFTINTGISVESLYGTYYQYVPPKFPLEVDSVMRLRISELKSTSDQHEDIWYKLTPTTNLDDLTEQIKQDIEKIIIPYFQQFQSLQDVIQGLEKREVQGYHENPHVLAVLYHECGDREAAKERLKSVFAECGTDLERQETKELAERLGFEITKS; from the coding sequence ATGGTGAAGATGAAAGACGTATTTAAACAAATAGTGAAGGAAATTATTGCTCCTACGTTAAAAAATCATCGCTTTAAAAAGAAAGGAAATAATTTTGTACGTACATTCTCGGAGTTTTCGTGGACTATCAACGTTCAATCCTCTAGTTGGAATACTAGTGAGAATCTAGCGTTCACGATTAATACAGGTATATCGGTTGAAAGCTTATATGGAACATACTATCAGTATGTTCCGCCAAAATTTCCATTAGAAGTGGATTCTGTGATGAGGCTAAGAATATCCGAGCTCAAAAGTACATCGGATCAACATGAAGATATTTGGTACAAGCTAACTCCAACCACTAATTTAGATGATCTTACAGAACAAATTAAACAAGACATTGAGAAAATAATCATCCCATATTTTCAACAGTTTCAAAGTTTACAGGATGTTATACAGGGACTCGAGAAAAGAGAAGTACAAGGATATCATGAGAATCCACATGTACTAGCAGTTCTTTATCATGAATGCGGTGATAGAGAGGCTGCAAAAGAACGTTTGAAGAGCGTTTTTGCAGAATGCGGAACAGATCTAGAAAGACAAGAGACGAAAGAACTTGCAGAAAGATTGGGTTTTGAAATAACCAAATCATAA
- a CDS encoding SA1320 family protein — translation MIKTQTKTVTDQDLVEISGFHAYQEYEVNQVVEVNGNSYRVLDVKESEVNGLNAITLASNDTKEVIVAYTGTDTGDKKDILTDLQLLSDMVPAQVEAARDYFDDMEKKYGNISYVCGNSLGGGNANAVGVANPDVKTVTLNPAMLPEGVVDYGKEYDNITNYFGRYDVLTSLETGLMLGHRIPGKQIEINHGIPNMMHFANNHTGYIGKDETGKLVYVIGEPGEPGFGKIHFDEADSSVVSSIWTGQSLHTGSSERIDMNTENMHMLSKSLEGYVGTRMGYVHSYLQNSAAIVDHEGSRYYERLHTLQQTFRDMFEEAAENPLFAGITTTGNVIKTEIYHLITLLDSAESKVQSLNFFLNSPPAELVEFLMNKNINVESLFGDARNFLYSLRSNVEDLTDTLPRMVSQKIPELFEGGTDHFTDAVVGEFMAHYKILSKNNLTVKKHMDSYSTDVTATADNFTERDKLLASGISTGVPQSIIIPNFGSAEDFKMLDSPYLKMGMKILDIQLELSIAAFGDFAHKVALPLLVGLEGIAAMLESVLEGISNTIKGAVFVILNGSLPVKLAGMFTDFDDKLRAMVNDALEPLDELADTVEGLRRGLDNLIVFFPGLVQKFKPYLKSALFSQTNYFNIYLYNTAATGILEEMDMLFKDIVYQLTHNKGLAIDALSEISQHVKNNMLVMHEQTERGTYG, via the coding sequence ATGATTAAGACCCAAACGAAAACAGTTACCGATCAAGACTTAGTTGAAATTTCGGGATTTCATGCCTACCAAGAATACGAAGTGAACCAAGTTGTTGAAGTCAACGGAAATTCGTACCGCGTCTTAGATGTAAAAGAATCAGAGGTAAACGGTCTAAATGCGATTACTCTTGCGTCAAACGATACAAAAGAAGTCATTGTCGCTTATACGGGTACCGACACGGGAGATAAGAAAGATATACTCACTGACCTTCAGTTGTTAAGTGATATGGTTCCAGCACAAGTCGAGGCAGCTCGTGATTATTTTGATGATATGGAAAAGAAGTATGGCAACATCTCCTATGTGTGCGGTAACTCCCTCGGCGGCGGAAATGCAAATGCGGTAGGGGTGGCGAATCCTGATGTTAAAACGGTAACGCTGAATCCTGCTATGCTGCCAGAAGGTGTCGTAGATTATGGTAAAGAGTATGATAACATCACGAACTATTTTGGCCGATATGACGTCTTAACGAGTCTCGAAACCGGGTTAATGCTCGGTCATCGTATCCCTGGAAAACAGATTGAGATTAATCATGGAATTCCGAATATGATGCATTTTGCTAACAACCATACCGGATATATCGGTAAGGATGAAACGGGTAAGTTGGTTTATGTGATCGGTGAACCTGGTGAGCCTGGATTTGGGAAGATTCATTTCGATGAAGCTGATTCCAGTGTGGTATCAAGTATTTGGACGGGACAATCCCTTCATACAGGCAGTTCTGAGCGTATCGACATGAATACAGAGAACATGCACATGCTTTCAAAGTCTTTAGAAGGTTATGTCGGCACCCGAATGGGATACGTTCATTCGTATTTACAGAACTCTGCTGCTATCGTTGATCACGAAGGAAGTCGCTATTACGAGCGGCTTCACACGCTGCAACAGACTTTCCGCGATATGTTCGAAGAGGCTGCTGAAAATCCTCTGTTTGCTGGAATCACCACAACGGGTAACGTGATCAAAACAGAGATCTACCATCTCATCACATTATTAGATAGCGCGGAATCCAAAGTTCAATCGTTAAATTTTTTCTTGAACTCTCCACCTGCCGAGCTCGTGGAATTTCTTATGAACAAAAATATAAACGTAGAATCACTCTTTGGAGACGCTAGAAACTTTCTCTACAGTCTGCGCTCAAACGTTGAAGATCTAACCGATACACTTCCCAGAATGGTATCGCAAAAGATCCCTGAACTTTTTGAAGGTGGGACTGACCATTTTACGGATGCTGTTGTTGGTGAGTTTATGGCTCATTATAAGATTCTAAGTAAGAACAATCTAACGGTTAAAAAGCACATGGATTCTTACAGCACAGATGTTACGGCAACGGCTGACAATTTTACAGAGAGAGACAAGCTGCTCGCAAGCGGCATCTCAACTGGTGTCCCTCAGTCAATTATTATACCGAACTTTGGTTCAGCCGAGGATTTCAAAATGCTAGACTCTCCTTATCTGAAGATGGGGATGAAAATTCTCGATATTCAGCTAGAGCTCTCTATAGCCGCTTTCGGAGATTTCGCGCATAAAGTTGCATTGCCACTGCTCGTTGGACTAGAGGGAATTGCCGCCATGTTGGAAAGCGTATTAGAAGGCATATCTAATACGATAAAAGGTGCGGTGTTTGTCATTTTAAACGGAAGCTTGCCTGTTAAATTGGCTGGTATGTTCACAGACTTCGACGATAAGCTGCGTGCGATGGTAAATGACGCGCTCGAGCCACTTGATGAACTTGCTGATACGGTAGAAGGTCTTCGTCGTGGACTTGATAACCTAATTGTTTTCTTTCCTGGACTTGTCCAAAAATTCAAGCCATACCTGAAGTCCGCACTGTTCAGTCAAACCAACTATTTCAATATCTACTTATACAACACGGCAGCAACCGGCATACTTGAAGAAATGGACATGCTATTCAAAGACATCGTATATCAGCTGACCCATAACAAAGGACTCGCGATTGATGCCTTGAGTGAAATCTCACAACATGTAAAAAACAATATGCTCGTGATGCATGAGCAAACAGAACGCGGGACGTATGGTTAA
- a CDS encoding DUF1672 family protein → MLHTKKTGMITASLIGIMLLGGCMKGATETVKKEDNPLVSVQGYTGEGYDLPNGKENDKIAEASREKVVSSTEKFFLDTYKTNVKVHNIVGNKDGASVFVESIDEPRFHTFAVIPIDNKGKVRPEGIWTEEGQVELSIKSGLYAMIYEEQLKTLDTYLEGVVKEHPVVGKQEEAIQKTSSTGFTTPYYYISIAGKSLDGLYEAYINDPQKTKKEWQAEAKSLQVSPEDVLITIQLYMKEKGAKPDQKIFDQLVADLEKMENLSPGSYSVFLNDNTINKGSANNTKENKLELNYPNEIKKP, encoded by the coding sequence ATGTTACACACAAAAAAGACGGGAATGATTACAGCATCTCTTATTGGCATCATGCTACTTGGAGGTTGTATGAAAGGAGCAACAGAAACGGTGAAAAAGGAAGACAATCCACTTGTGAGTGTTCAGGGGTATACTGGCGAAGGGTATGACTTGCCAAACGGAAAAGAAAACGACAAGATCGCTGAGGCTAGTCGTGAAAAGGTCGTTTCTTCAACAGAAAAATTCTTCTTAGATACATACAAAACAAATGTAAAAGTACATAACATTGTGGGCAACAAAGACGGAGCAAGTGTGTTTGTAGAATCAATCGACGAACCGCGTTTTCACACGTTCGCTGTGATACCAATCGATAACAAAGGCAAAGTACGGCCAGAAGGAATCTGGACGGAAGAAGGACAAGTCGAATTATCGATCAAGAGCGGCTTGTATGCCATGATCTATGAGGAGCAGCTAAAGACACTTGATACTTATCTTGAAGGTGTTGTAAAAGAACATCCGGTAGTAGGAAAACAAGAAGAAGCGATACAAAAAACGTCTTCAACAGGGTTTACGACACCGTATTATTACATCTCAATAGCAGGAAAAAGTCTTGATGGTTTATATGAGGCGTATATAAACGACCCTCAAAAAACGAAGAAAGAATGGCAGGCGGAAGCGAAAAGTCTTCAAGTCAGTCCTGAAGACGTCTTGATCACGATTCAGTTATATATGAAAGAAAAAGGTGCAAAGCCTGATCAGAAGATTTTTGATCAACTGGTAGCTGATCTTGAAAAGATGGAGAATCTATCACCTGGTTCGTATAGCGTGTTCCTAAACGACAACACCATTAATAAAGGCAGTGCCAACAATACAAAAGAAAACAAACTAGAACTTAATTATCCGAATGAAATTAAAAAGCCTTAG
- a CDS encoding DUF1672 family protein yields MIITRKIGFALLGILLLAGCSIIEKKEDNPYVRVQDYTGKEYRLPNGDKKDKIAEASKEKVITGTKEFFLKKYKTKVKVNNIVGNKDGASVYVESVGEPHFHTFAVIPIDTQENVRPEGIWTQEGEVEGSIKSGIYALIHEEKLNRLDNYLKAFVKKHPVIGLREEAYENTSSTGYTTPYYYITIPRDSLEPFLNQYLENPETVKEEYEAKAQSLLADPKEFRIVIELFMKEKQEPDQKVFDELIADMEEMENLPPGYYTIILNDNFISKEEGYGKKDNTLMRRNPNYIIKN; encoded by the coding sequence ATGATAATTACAAGAAAGATCGGATTTGCTTTGTTGGGCATCCTACTACTCGCAGGCTGTAGCATAATAGAAAAAAAGGAAGATAATCCATACGTTCGTGTTCAGGATTACACAGGCAAGGAATACAGACTGCCGAACGGTGACAAGAAGGATAAAATTGCTGAGGCTAGCAAAGAGAAAGTGATTACAGGAACGAAAGAGTTTTTTCTCAAAAAATACAAAACAAAAGTGAAGGTTAACAACATTGTAGGGAATAAAGACGGTGCGTCAGTATATGTGGAATCTGTTGGAGAACCTCATTTTCACACATTCGCTGTCATCCCAATTGATACGCAAGAAAACGTGCGGCCAGAAGGAATTTGGACCCAAGAAGGTGAAGTGGAAGGTAGTATAAAAAGCGGGATTTATGCGTTAATTCATGAAGAAAAACTCAACAGATTGGATAACTATCTTAAAGCATTTGTTAAGAAGCATCCTGTAATTGGACTCCGAGAAGAGGCGTATGAAAACACATCCTCAACAGGATATACAACTCCGTATTATTACATAACGATTCCTAGAGATAGTCTTGAACCATTTCTCAATCAATATCTAGAAAATCCTGAAACAGTAAAAGAAGAATATGAGGCGAAAGCTCAGTCTTTATTGGCTGATCCCAAAGAATTTAGGATTGTTATTGAACTATTTATGAAGGAAAAACAAGAACCTGATCAAAAGGTATTTGATGAGCTTATAGCAGATATGGAAGAAATGGAAAACCTACCACCAGGGTATTATACAATCATACTTAATGATAATTTCATTTCCAAAGAAGAAGGATACGGCAAAAAAGACAATACACTTATGCGGAGAAATCCAAATTATATAATTAAAAATTAG